A genome region from Variovorax paradoxus includes the following:
- a CDS encoding cryptochrome/photolyase family protein, producing MPPILLAVDKTYPKGLMWFRRDLRVDDNAALYRALRACRQVVCVFVFDKAILDALPSADRRVEFIRESLVELEAELRALGGGLIVRHAAAVSEIPALARDLDVQAVFANRDDEPQALERDAKVFGALANAGVTFHTYKDSTVFDRDEVMTKTGQPYTVFTPYKRAWLAKVDSFFLKSYPVRSHADALAPSPQAYGEPVPALREIGFEKTNLSTLEIPTGTTGARALFEDFFERIDRYDDARNFPAVRGPSYMGVHLRFGTVSIRQMASVAHQLSLQGNPGAATWLSELIWRDFYFQILAHFPHVHANGESKSFRPEYDKIQWHHGKHADQLFEAWCEGRTGYPLVDAAMLQINQSGYMHNRLRMVVASFLCKDLGLDWRRGEAYFALHLNDFELASNNGGWQWASSSGCDAQPYFRIFNPVTQSERFDPEGKFIRRYLPQLAGLSNSAIHSPWTASPVELEAAGIRLGENYPKPVVDHAEAREKTLQRYGVARAKALQK from the coding sequence ATGCCTCCGATTTTACTGGCCGTCGACAAGACCTACCCCAAAGGGCTCATGTGGTTCCGCCGCGACCTCCGCGTCGACGACAACGCCGCCCTCTATCGCGCGCTGCGGGCCTGCCGCCAGGTGGTCTGCGTTTTCGTCTTCGACAAGGCGATCCTGGACGCCCTGCCCTCGGCCGACCGGCGGGTGGAATTCATCCGCGAGTCGCTGGTGGAGCTCGAGGCGGAGCTTCGTGCGCTGGGCGGCGGCCTCATCGTCCGGCACGCGGCGGCCGTCAGCGAGATCCCGGCCCTGGCCCGCGACCTCGACGTGCAGGCCGTGTTCGCCAACCGCGACGACGAGCCGCAGGCCCTGGAGCGCGACGCCAAGGTGTTCGGCGCGCTGGCCAATGCGGGCGTGACCTTCCACACCTACAAGGACTCGACCGTCTTCGACCGCGACGAGGTCATGACCAAGACCGGCCAGCCCTACACGGTGTTCACGCCCTACAAGCGTGCCTGGCTCGCCAAGGTCGATTCGTTCTTCCTGAAGTCGTACCCGGTGCGCAGCCACGCCGACGCGCTCGCGCCATCGCCCCAGGCCTACGGCGAGCCGGTGCCCGCGCTGCGCGAGATCGGCTTCGAGAAGACCAACCTCTCGACGCTCGAGATTCCGACCGGCACCACGGGCGCGCGTGCGCTGTTCGAGGACTTCTTCGAGCGCATCGACCGCTACGACGACGCGCGCAACTTCCCCGCTGTGCGCGGGCCCAGCTACATGGGCGTTCACCTGCGCTTCGGCACCGTGTCGATCCGCCAGATGGCGAGCGTGGCCCACCAGCTCTCGCTGCAGGGCAATCCGGGTGCGGCCACCTGGCTCAGCGAGCTGATCTGGCGCGATTTCTACTTCCAGATCCTGGCGCACTTCCCGCACGTGCATGCCAACGGCGAATCGAAGAGCTTCCGGCCCGAGTACGACAAGATCCAGTGGCACCACGGCAAGCACGCCGACCAGCTGTTCGAAGCCTGGTGCGAGGGCCGCACCGGCTACCCGCTGGTCGACGCCGCCATGCTGCAGATCAACCAGAGCGGCTACATGCACAACCGCCTGCGCATGGTGGTGGCCAGTTTCCTGTGCAAGGACCTGGGCCTGGACTGGCGCCGCGGCGAGGCCTACTTCGCGCTGCACCTCAACGACTTCGAACTGGCCTCCAACAACGGCGGCTGGCAGTGGGCCAGCTCCAGCGGCTGCGACGCGCAGCCCTACTTCCGCATCTTCAACCCGGTCACGCAGAGCGAACGCTTCGATCCCGAGGGCAAGTTCATCCGCCGCTACCTGCCCCAACTGGCGGGGCTCTCGAACTCGGCCATCCACTCGCCGTGGACGGCCTCGCCGGTAGAGCTGGAGGCCGCCGGCATCAGGCTGGGCGAGAACTATCCGAAGCCGGTGGTCGACCACGCCGAAGCCCGCGAGAAGACGCTGCAGCGGTACGGCGTGGCGCGCGCGAAGGCGCTGCAGAAATAG
- a CDS encoding Hpt domain-containing protein has product MSIQTPATAPLAGTAPATEDLGPLAWVLGEIQKSLDGVGKSLRRYVRDVGTAAEPESGPLQMARQQLHQAVGALQMVGHSSPALVLGAIEFAVQGFIADPQRCNENAVVKIERAGFAVTDFLNALLAGKPVSSVALFPQYRDVLELVGNERVHPADLWSTTWRWVEVKPALTQAAIAYDPAVRSRLDREVLQLVKTGDLQAARRLHALCLGLGRGALLPRVASFWTLAAGFFEALATGLIAPDAYVKRAASRVLLQYATLARGDSLVSDRLGQDLLFFCAQAVPAGSDDAATLRTVRSAWGIANEPHVDYNVEQFGRFDPLVLQQARKRIETAKEMWSALSGGDTTRTRQVADTFAQLGESLQKLHPPSLPMVQALTHAVEASVRSGQAPGTELAMEVATSVLYLEAALEDLDPSDPQLTARTLQLAGRIERVREGGHSEPLEAWMEDLYRRVSDRQTMGTVVDELRSHLAELEKSLDQYFRRPAEKALLRTVPTQLMQMRGVFSVLGLDQAAHTVQRMRDDVEAMLTSTSPAEEMAGFDALGNNLGALGFLIDMLGYQPALAKRLFVFDAEAGELKPLMGRQATDSSAEGAEPSQPPAAQSVLSIEEVDAQIASKLAALATPNRKAQVSPIEEFSSKADSWTNKISGPSALPDTEVTELEEDDLQNIFLDEAREVVEAGLAAIAELASYPDDTEELTILRRAFHTLKGSSRMVGLTEFGDAAWSLEQVLNTWLADQRAATPELLSGTERTLKEFSEWVEAIASGTAQGWQSAPFSRVANALLAGEPVPPPVRMADPEALAVAARHIAAEAPAPAAAAEPEFVAAPEPMAPAVLPPLPDLSLTDEVAAPAPAVAPQEPALETFAWQEPEKPAAPETDDDFASTDFLDFDTKQDTAPAPLLSLPSGDEFDFLAHTKAPANAEPPVAKAEPEPELSIEPVEAEPVAEAVPVAEAVPSDETALPDLDWEPELQPAQAAEPEVVEAAQVPDELPHDVPQAPAEPEELVAAALPEPEPEPLPAIELEPEAVVAPEPEPTPEPQAEPEPAEAVAEEVIAPVLEAPSVPDEPQILVADEEPAAAPVPEPVAAVAAEAVQEIAVTASAEDQVKVIGPLRIGIALYNVYLNEADEWSRQLATDVSEWALETHERLPDSTVALAHSLAGSSATVGFHSLSGMARLLEAALQHLQMQGSGTREQGLVLVAAADELRRLLHQFAVGFLRDPAEGTLQALRDIAASPMPTEVAMRAETRTLQQVVVSDSVADVALDDSEDAIDLADAVDVDLFPIFEEEAAELLPQLGEALRQWAHHPDDSAPRASVLRTLHTLKGSARLAGAMRLGERAHRMESEIELLGSQGAERSDIEKLLGRLDALQSTFDALRAADDASQVELAQIVATAAASAPAAQLVQVVADAPANDEKAAPATNDTEEPAGLEAAAPATLQPRPAPAALAPLRAATGQAVRIRTQLLDRLVAQTGEVIITRSRLEAELGQLRGSLADLTGNLDRLRQQLRDIEVQAESQMQSRLAQAKDSQQSFDPLEFDRFTRVQELTRMMAESVNDVATVQRTLQKTVQATEDDLNVQARQTRELQRGLLRTRMVEFEGISDRLYRVVRQASKDTGKQVRLDIVGGSIEMDRGVLDRMTPAFEHLLRNCVAHGIEDAAAREKAGKDASGLIVIDLHHEGNDVSVSFRDDGAGLDHKRIAERARTLGLLAHDQELSPEEATELIFKPGFSTAGQVSELAGRGIGMDVVRAQIAALGGRIETHSLPGQGTTFKLVLPLTTAVTHVVMLRAGEVSIGVPSNLVELVQRVGATDLEAAYLNNSHPFGSEHVPFYWAGALLQHSTRSEHAATKTNTLVIVRSAAQRVALHVDEVLGNQEVVVKNLGPQLARLPGLAGISVLASGAVALIYNPVALAAVHGELARERQAAALAAPANAADGEAGAPQQPVAIAPVAPQIPLVLVVDDSITVRRVTQRLLQREGYRVSLAADGLQALERLQQERPAVVLSDIEMPRMDGFDLARNIRADSALAELPIIMITSRIAEKHRDYARTLGVNHYLGKPYSEEELLRLVRAYTSEPALAAAA; this is encoded by the coding sequence GTGTCGATTCAAACCCCTGCCACGGCCCCTCTTGCCGGCACCGCGCCGGCCACCGAAGACCTCGGGCCGCTGGCCTGGGTGCTGGGAGAAATCCAGAAATCCCTCGACGGGGTGGGCAAGTCGCTGCGTCGCTACGTGCGCGACGTGGGCACCGCGGCCGAACCCGAGAGCGGCCCGCTGCAGATGGCCCGCCAGCAGTTGCACCAGGCCGTTGGTGCACTGCAGATGGTGGGGCATTCGTCGCCCGCGCTGGTGCTCGGCGCCATCGAGTTCGCAGTGCAGGGCTTCATTGCCGATCCGCAGCGCTGCAACGAAAACGCCGTCGTCAAGATCGAGCGTGCCGGCTTCGCCGTCACCGATTTCCTCAACGCCCTGCTGGCCGGCAAGCCCGTGTCGTCGGTGGCGCTGTTTCCGCAGTACCGCGACGTGCTCGAACTCGTGGGCAACGAGCGCGTGCACCCGGCCGACCTGTGGAGCACCACCTGGCGCTGGGTCGAGGTCAAGCCCGCGCTCACGCAGGCTGCCATCGCCTACGACCCGGCCGTGCGTTCGCGCCTCGACCGCGAAGTGCTGCAGCTCGTCAAGACCGGCGACCTGCAGGCCGCGCGGCGGTTGCATGCGCTGTGCCTGGGCCTCGGACGCGGCGCGCTGCTGCCCCGTGTCGCCAGCTTCTGGACGCTGGCTGCGGGCTTCTTCGAGGCGCTGGCCACCGGCCTGATCGCGCCCGACGCCTACGTCAAGCGCGCCGCGTCGCGCGTGCTGCTGCAATACGCGACGCTCGCGCGCGGCGACAGCCTGGTGTCCGACCGCCTCGGCCAGGACCTTCTGTTCTTCTGCGCGCAGGCCGTGCCGGCCGGCAGCGACGACGCCGCCACGCTGCGCACCGTGCGCAGCGCCTGGGGCATCGCCAACGAACCGCACGTCGACTACAACGTCGAGCAGTTCGGCCGCTTCGATCCGCTGGTGCTGCAACAGGCCCGCAAGCGCATCGAGACCGCCAAGGAAATGTGGTCGGCGCTCTCGGGCGGCGACACCACCCGCACGCGCCAGGTGGCCGACACCTTCGCGCAGCTCGGCGAATCGCTGCAGAAGCTGCATCCGCCGAGCCTGCCCATGGTGCAGGCGCTGACCCACGCGGTAGAAGCCTCGGTGCGCTCCGGCCAGGCGCCCGGCACCGAACTCGCGATGGAAGTCGCCACCTCGGTGCTGTACCTGGAGGCCGCGCTCGAAGACCTCGATCCGAGCGATCCGCAGCTCACCGCCCGCACGCTGCAACTGGCGGGCCGCATCGAACGCGTGCGCGAAGGCGGCCATTCCGAGCCGCTCGAAGCGTGGATGGAAGACCTCTACCGCCGCGTGAGCGATCGCCAGACCATGGGCACCGTGGTCGACGAACTGCGCAGCCACCTGGCCGAACTCGAGAAGTCGCTCGACCAGTACTTCCGTCGCCCGGCCGAAAAGGCGTTGCTGCGCACCGTGCCGACGCAGCTCATGCAGATGCGCGGCGTGTTCTCCGTGCTCGGCCTCGACCAGGCCGCCCACACCGTGCAGCGCATGCGCGACGACGTCGAGGCGATGCTCACGAGCACCTCGCCGGCCGAGGAAATGGCCGGCTTCGACGCGCTGGGCAACAACCTCGGCGCACTGGGCTTCCTGATCGACATGCTGGGCTACCAGCCCGCACTGGCCAAGCGCCTGTTCGTGTTCGACGCCGAGGCCGGCGAACTCAAGCCGCTCATGGGCCGCCAGGCCACCGACAGCTCGGCCGAAGGCGCCGAGCCGAGCCAGCCGCCCGCTGCGCAGTCGGTGCTCAGCATCGAAGAGGTCGACGCCCAGATCGCCTCGAAGCTCGCCGCCCTCGCCACGCCCAATCGCAAGGCCCAGGTCTCGCCGATCGAGGAGTTCAGCAGCAAGGCCGACAGCTGGACGAACAAGATCTCCGGTCCGTCGGCGCTGCCCGACACCGAAGTCACCGAGCTCGAGGAAGACGACCTGCAGAACATCTTCCTGGACGAAGCCCGCGAAGTGGTGGAGGCCGGCCTGGCCGCCATCGCCGAACTCGCGAGCTATCCGGACGACACCGAAGAACTCACCATCCTTCGCCGCGCCTTCCACACGCTCAAGGGCAGCTCGCGCATGGTCGGCCTCACCGAGTTCGGTGACGCGGCCTGGTCGCTCGAGCAGGTCCTCAATACCTGGCTGGCCGACCAGCGTGCGGCCACCCCGGAACTGCTGTCTGGCACCGAGAGAACGCTGAAGGAATTCAGCGAGTGGGTCGAGGCCATCGCATCCGGCACCGCCCAAGGCTGGCAGTCCGCGCCGTTCAGCCGCGTGGCCAATGCGCTGCTGGCCGGCGAACCCGTGCCGCCGCCCGTGCGCATGGCCGATCCGGAGGCCCTGGCGGTCGCCGCCCGCCACATCGCAGCCGAGGCGCCGGCGCCCGCTGCGGCAGCCGAGCCCGAGTTCGTGGCGGCGCCGGAGCCCATGGCGCCCGCCGTGCTGCCGCCGCTGCCCGACCTGTCGCTCACCGACGAAGTGGCAGCGCCGGCTCCGGCCGTCGCGCCTCAGGAGCCTGCGCTCGAAACCTTCGCCTGGCAGGAGCCCGAAAAGCCCGCCGCGCCCGAGACCGACGACGATTTCGCATCGACCGACTTCCTGGACTTCGATACGAAGCAGGACACCGCGCCGGCACCGCTGCTGAGCCTGCCCAGCGGCGACGAGTTCGACTTTCTGGCGCACACCAAGGCACCGGCGAACGCCGAGCCGCCGGTGGCCAAGGCCGAGCCGGAACCCGAACTCTCGATCGAGCCGGTCGAAGCCGAGCCCGTGGCCGAAGCCGTGCCCGTGGCCGAAGCCGTGCCTTCGGACGAAACCGCGCTGCCCGACCTCGACTGGGAACCCGAACTGCAGCCTGCACAGGCGGCCGAGCCCGAAGTCGTCGAAGCCGCCCAGGTGCCTGACGAGCTGCCGCACGACGTGCCCCAGGCACCTGCCGAGCCCGAGGAACTGGTCGCTGCCGCACTGCCGGAGCCGGAGCCCGAACCGCTGCCGGCGATCGAGCTGGAGCCGGAAGCCGTCGTGGCGCCGGAACCCGAGCCGACGCCGGAGCCACAAGCTGAACCGGAGCCGGCCGAGGCCGTCGCCGAAGAAGTGATCGCGCCCGTTCTCGAGGCACCGTCGGTGCCCGACGAGCCGCAGATCCTCGTTGCCGACGAAGAACCCGCAGCGGCGCCGGTGCCTGAGCCCGTGGCTGCCGTGGCCGCGGAAGCCGTGCAGGAAATCGCCGTCACGGCCAGCGCCGAAGACCAGGTCAAGGTGATCGGTCCGCTGCGCATCGGCATCGCGCTCTACAACGTCTACCTCAACGAGGCCGACGAATGGTCGCGCCAGCTCGCCACCGACGTGAGCGAATGGGCGCTCGAAACGCACGAACGCCTGCCCGACTCGACCGTCGCATTGGCGCACTCGCTGGCCGGCAGCTCCGCCACGGTGGGCTTCCACAGCCTGTCGGGCATGGCCCGCCTGCTCGAAGCCGCATTGCAGCACCTGCAGATGCAGGGCAGCGGCACGCGCGAACAGGGCCTGGTCCTGGTCGCCGCGGCCGACGAACTGCGCCGTCTGCTGCACCAGTTCGCGGTCGGCTTCCTGCGCGATCCGGCGGAAGGCACGCTGCAGGCGCTGCGCGACATCGCCGCCTCGCCGATGCCCACCGAAGTCGCCATGCGCGCCGAAACCCGCACGCTGCAGCAGGTGGTGGTCAGCGACAGCGTCGCCGACGTGGCGCTGGACGATTCCGAGGACGCCATCGACCTGGCCGACGCGGTCGACGTCGACCTGTTCCCGATCTTCGAGGAGGAAGCTGCCGAACTGTTGCCGCAACTCGGCGAAGCGCTGCGCCAGTGGGCGCACCACCCCGACGACAGCGCGCCGCGCGCGTCGGTGCTGCGCACGCTGCACACGCTGAAGGGCAGTGCGCGCCTGGCCGGCGCCATGCGCCTGGGCGAGCGCGCGCACCGCATGGAGTCCGAGATCGAACTCCTGGGTTCGCAAGGCGCCGAGCGTTCCGACATCGAGAAGCTGCTCGGGCGCCTCGACGCGCTGCAGTCCACCTTCGATGCGCTGCGCGCGGCGGACGACGCCTCGCAGGTCGAGCTGGCGCAGATCGTGGCGACTGCAGCCGCCTCGGCGCCCGCCGCCCAGCTGGTGCAGGTGGTGGCCGATGCGCCGGCGAACGACGAAAAGGCCGCGCCGGCGACGAACGACACCGAAGAGCCGGCCGGTCTCGAGGCGGCCGCGCCCGCCACGCTGCAGCCGCGTCCCGCGCCCGCCGCGCTGGCGCCGCTGCGCGCCGCGACCGGCCAGGCCGTGCGCATCCGCACCCAGCTGCTCGACCGCCTGGTCGCGCAGACCGGCGAGGTCATCATCACGCGTTCGCGCCTGGAGGCCGAACTCGGCCAACTGCGTGGTTCGCTCGCCGACCTCACGGGCAACCTGGACCGCCTGCGCCAGCAGCTGCGCGACATCGAAGTGCAGGCCGAGAGCCAGATGCAGTCGCGCCTGGCGCAAGCCAAGGATTCGCAGCAGAGCTTCGACCCGCTGGAGTTCGACCGCTTCACCCGCGTGCAGGAACTCACGCGCATGATGGCCGAGTCGGTCAACGACGTGGCCACCGTGCAGCGCACGCTGCAGAAGACGGTGCAGGCGACGGAAGACGACCTGAACGTGCAGGCGCGCCAGACGCGCGAACTGCAGCGCGGCCTGCTGCGCACGCGCATGGTGGAGTTCGAGGGCATTTCCGACCGCCTCTACCGCGTGGTGCGCCAGGCCTCGAAGGACACCGGCAAGCAGGTGCGCCTGGACATCGTCGGCGGCTCCATCGAGATGGACCGCGGCGTGCTCGACCGCATGACGCCCGCCTTCGAGCATCTGCTGCGCAACTGCGTGGCGCACGGCATCGAGGATGCGGCGGCGCGCGAAAAGGCCGGCAAGGACGCGAGTGGCCTGATCGTCATCGACCTGCACCACGAGGGCAACGACGTCTCGGTGAGCTTCCGTGACGACGGCGCCGGCCTCGACCACAAGCGCATCGCCGAGCGTGCCCGCACGCTGGGACTGCTCGCGCACGACCAGGAACTGTCGCCCGAGGAAGCGACCGAGCTGATCTTCAAGCCCGGTTTCTCGACGGCGGGCCAGGTCTCCGAACTCGCCGGCCGCGGCATCGGCATGGACGTGGTGCGCGCGCAGATCGCCGCGCTCGGCGGCCGCATCGAGACGCACAGCCTCCCCGGCCAGGGCACCACCTTCAAGCTGGTGCTGCCGCTGACCACCGCCGTGACGCACGTGGTGATGCTGCGTGCGGGCGAGGTGTCGATCGGCGTGCCGTCGAACCTCGTGGAGCTGGTGCAGCGCGTGGGTGCCACCGACCTCGAGGCGGCCTACCTGAACAACAGCCATCCGTTCGGCAGCGAACACGTGCCGTTCTACTGGGCCGGTGCGCTGCTGCAGCACTCCACCCGCAGCGAACACGCCGCCACCAAGACCAACACGCTGGTCATCGTGCGAAGCGCCGCGCAGCGCGTGGCGCTGCACGTGGACGAAGTGCTGGGCAACCAGGAAGTCGTGGTCAAGAACCTCGGCCCGCAGCTCGCACGGTTGCCCGGCCTGGCCGGCATCTCGGTGCTGGCCTCGGGCGCGGTGGCGCTGATCTACAACCCGGTGGCGCTGGCCGCGGTGCACGGCGAGCTGGCTCGCGAGCGCCAGGCCGCTGCGCTGGCCGCACCGGCGAATGCCGCCGACGGCGAAGCGGGTGCGCCGCAGCAACCCGTGGCCATCGCACCAGTGGCGCCGCAGATCCCGCTGGTGCTGGTGGTGGACGACTCCATCACCGTGCGCCGCGTGACGCAGCGCCTGCTGCAGCGCGAAGGCTATCGCGTGTCGCTCGCGGCCGACGGCCTGCAGGCGCTCGAACGGCTGCAGCAGGAACGCCCGGCCGTGGTGCTGTCGGACATCGAGATGCCGCGCATGGACGGCTTCGACCTGGCCCGCAACATCCGCGCCGACTCGGCCCTGGCCGAGCTGCCGATCATCATGATCACCTCGCGCATCGCCGAGAAGCATCGCGACTACGCGCGCACGCTCGGCGTGAACCACTACCTCGGCAAGCCGTATTCCGAAGAGGAACTGCTGCGCCTGGTGCGTGCGTACACGAGCGAGCCGGCACTGGCGGCCGCGGCCTGA
- a CDS encoding methyl-accepting chemotaxis protein, giving the protein MSSIADKFKKLLPASNGNDKARVDGSGSTLSIDDVDTVQVPDEKTVRIARNGGAPTDTSFGDLDLPGGGDAANEPAAPVPEAVLDTAGGRAGSGLAKQQRILAIVLAVVVLLLLLVAGSAILRAERLAQQVAATGQSLMQSQRLAKSISQALVGSASAFVEVKDSADDLSRRVAGLTNGDDSLRLERVGNQYDEEMNKINPLVTRADASAKAVLAQRQILTQVGAALRDINQQSSTLLEMTETVASLKMQQNATLPEISAAGQLVMLTQRIGKSTNEFFTVEGVNPDAVFLLGKDLNTFQETTRGLLDGNAQQRFPGSRDPQTREQLEAILKTYEQMRTQASAILGNLQGLVAAREAQASILTDSEPLRKALGDLQEKLSARTGLGAGTIVLLFVLSLAALALAGAIGFVQVREGRERAAVAERERLAAEQASGEASRVNNANQAAILRLMNELQTVAEGDLTQEATVTEDITGAIADSVNYTVEELRLLVGNVQNTATRVAQTTSQVESTSTELLAASTEQLREIRETGQSVLTMAERINGVSSQAQESATVARQSLQAASSGLQAVQNAIGGMNSIRDQIQETSKRIKRLGESSQEIGEITELISDITEQTNVLALNAAIQAASAGEAGRGFSVVAEEVQRLAERSADATRQISALVKAIQTDTQDAVGAMERSTQGVVEGAKLSDNAGTALSEIDRVSRRLADLIEQISQSASREADSANVVAANIQHIFAVTEQTGEGTRTTAQQVRELSQMAEELRRSVARFKIA; this is encoded by the coding sequence GTGAGCTCGATCGCCGACAAGTTCAAGAAATTACTGCCCGCCAGCAACGGCAACGACAAGGCCCGCGTCGATGGCTCCGGTTCCACGTTGTCGATCGACGACGTCGACACGGTCCAGGTGCCGGACGAGAAGACCGTGCGGATCGCCAGGAATGGCGGCGCGCCCACCGACACCAGCTTCGGCGACCTCGACCTGCCGGGTGGCGGCGACGCCGCCAACGAGCCGGCTGCGCCGGTGCCCGAAGCCGTGCTCGACACGGCGGGCGGCCGCGCAGGCTCCGGCCTCGCGAAGCAGCAGCGGATCCTGGCCATCGTGCTGGCCGTGGTCGTGCTGCTGCTGCTGCTGGTCGCCGGCTCCGCCATCCTTCGCGCGGAACGCCTGGCGCAGCAGGTGGCGGCCACCGGCCAGTCGCTGATGCAGTCGCAACGACTGGCCAAGTCGATCTCGCAGGCCCTTGTCGGCAGCGCTTCGGCGTTCGTCGAAGTGAAGGACAGCGCGGACGACCTCTCGCGCCGCGTTGCCGGTCTCACCAATGGCGACGACTCGCTGCGCCTCGAACGCGTAGGCAACCAGTACGACGAGGAGATGAACAAGATCAATCCCCTGGTCACCCGTGCCGACGCCAGCGCCAAGGCCGTGCTGGCCCAGCGCCAGATCCTGACGCAGGTGGGCGCCGCCTTGCGCGACATCAACCAGCAGTCGTCCACGCTGCTCGAAATGACGGAAACCGTCGCGTCGCTGAAGATGCAGCAGAACGCCACGCTGCCCGAGATCTCGGCGGCCGGCCAGCTCGTGATGCTGACGCAGCGCATCGGCAAATCGACCAACGAGTTCTTCACGGTCGAGGGCGTGAACCCCGACGCCGTGTTCCTGCTGGGCAAGGACCTGAACACCTTCCAGGAAACCACCCGCGGCCTGCTCGACGGCAACGCGCAACAGCGCTTCCCCGGCTCGCGCGACCCGCAGACGCGCGAACAGCTCGAAGCCATCCTGAAGACCTACGAGCAGATGCGCACGCAGGCCTCCGCCATTCTGGGCAACCTGCAGGGCCTGGTGGCTGCGCGTGAAGCGCAGGCGTCGATCCTGACCGACAGCGAACCCCTGCGCAAGGCGCTCGGCGACCTGCAGGAAAAGCTGTCCGCACGCACCGGCCTGGGCGCCGGCACCATCGTGCTGCTGTTCGTGCTGTCGCTGGCTGCTCTGGCACTCGCCGGCGCCATCGGTTTCGTGCAGGTGCGCGAAGGCCGCGAACGTGCCGCCGTCGCCGAACGCGAGCGTCTTGCCGCCGAGCAGGCTTCGGGCGAAGCCAGCCGCGTGAACAACGCCAACCAGGCCGCCATTCTTCGCCTGATGAACGAACTGCAGACAGTGGCCGAAGGCGACCTGACGCAGGAAGCCACCGTGACCGAGGACATCACCGGCGCCATCGCCGACTCGGTGAACTACACCGTGGAAGAACTGCGGCTGCTGGTGGGCAACGTGCAGAACACGGCCACCCGCGTGGCGCAGACGACCTCGCAGGTGGAAAGCACCTCGACCGAACTGCTGGCCGCTTCGACCGAGCAGCTGCGCGAGATTCGCGAAACCGGCCAGTCGGTGCTGACCATGGCCGAGCGAATCAACGGCGTGTCCTCGCAGGCACAGGAGTCCGCCACGGTGGCGCGCCAGTCGCTGCAGGCTGCATCGTCGGGCCTGCAGGCCGTGCAGAACGCCATCGGCGGCATGAACTCCATCCGCGACCAGATCCAAGAAACGTCCAAGCGGATCAAGCGCCTGGGCGAGTCCTCGCAGGAGATCGGCGAAATCACCGAACTGATTTCGGACATTACCGAACAGACCAACGTGCTGGCGCTGAACGCCGCCATCCAGGCCGCATCCGCCGGTGAAGCCGGCCGAGGCTTCTCGGTGGTGGCGGAAGAAGTCCAGCGACTGGCCGAACGCTCCGCGGACGCCACGCGCCAGATCTCGGCGCTGGTGAAGGCGATTCAGACCGACACGCAAGACGCGGTGGGCGCCATGGAGCGTTCCACGCAGGGTGTGGTCGAAGGGGCCAAGCTGTCCGACAACGCCGGTACCGCGCTGTCCGAGATCGACCGCGTGTCGCGCCGACTCGCCGACCTGATCGAGCAGATCTCGCAGTCCGCCTCCCGCGAAGCCGACTCGGCCAACGTGGTGGCCGCGAACATCCAGCACATCTTTGCCGTGACCGAACAGACCGGCGAAGGCACGCGTACCACCGCCCAGCAGGTGCGCGAACTGTCGCAGATGGCCGAAGAACTGCGCCGCTCGGTGGCGCGTTTCAAGATCGCGTGA
- a CDS encoding chemotaxis protein CheW has translation MANRDALRAFQSRLASRLQAARTTGVAATWLAVEAGEGKYLFPLGHAGEIFPWTPPQPVPYTEPWFLGVANLRGGLYGVVQLSAFAAGAPLAPAATEAARIQSRLVAFNELLEVNCALLVDRLAGLRGSEAFTASEPPSAEAPAWHGHLYTDAAGERWQEVNLQALSQQPQFLSIGA, from the coding sequence ATGGCGAATCGCGATGCTCTGAGAGCCTTCCAGTCCCGGCTGGCGAGCCGCCTGCAGGCGGCTCGCACCACGGGCGTGGCCGCCACCTGGCTGGCCGTCGAGGCGGGCGAGGGCAAGTACCTCTTCCCGCTCGGCCATGCCGGCGAAATCTTTCCCTGGACGCCGCCGCAGCCGGTTCCCTACACGGAGCCATGGTTCCTCGGCGTCGCCAACCTGCGCGGCGGCCTGTACGGCGTCGTGCAGCTGTCGGCTTTCGCCGCCGGCGCCCCGCTCGCGCCGGCCGCCACCGAAGCGGCGCGCATCCAGTCGCGGCTCGTTGCGTTCAACGAACTGCTTGAAGTCAACTGCGCACTGCTGGTCGACCGACTGGCGGGGTTGCGGGGCTCGGAGGCCTTCACGGCGTCCGAACCCCCCAGCGCAGAAGCACCTGCCTGGCACGGGCATCTGTACACCGACGCGGCAGGGGAGCGCTGGCAGGAAGTCAACCTGCAGGCGCTTTCGCAGCAACCCCAGTTTTTGAGTATTGGTGCGTAG
- a CDS encoding response regulator, producing MPIRKILVVDDSKTELMFLSDLLQKNGYAVKTAENADDAMRRLEEDQPDLILMDVVMPGQNGFQLTRAIVRDPKYAAIPIILCTSKNQETDRVWGMRQGARDYIVKPVNPADLMSKISALA from the coding sequence ATGCCTATTCGAAAAATCCTCGTCGTCGACGACTCCAAGACGGAACTGATGTTCCTGTCCGACCTGCTTCAGAAGAACGGCTATGCCGTCAAGACCGCCGAGAATGCCGACGACGCCATGCGCCGCCTGGAAGAAGATCAGCCCGACCTGATCCTCATGGACGTGGTCATGCCCGGCCAGAACGGCTTCCAGCTCACGCGCGCCATCGTTCGCGACCCCAAGTACGCCGCGATCCCGATCATCCTGTGCACGAGCAAGAACCAGGAGACCGACCGCGTCTGGGGCATGCGCCAAGGCGCACGCGACTACATCGTGAAGCCTGTCAACCCGGCCGATCTGATGTCCAAGATCAGCGCCCTGGCCTGA